The following is a genomic window from Aphelocoma coerulescens isolate FSJ_1873_10779 chromosome 5, UR_Acoe_1.0, whole genome shotgun sequence.
GGATCGCACAGCtcccatttttaattttcttaccCTGCCCGTCCTGTGTTCTTTATTACAGTCACTCCTTGTGTTCTGGCTAATTTTACATGATCAGATTTCCAAGCCAAGGTCACTGCCTGGTTATTCCTGTGAAGCCCTGACCTTATTGCATCTTTGCTACAGCAAAGAACAAACCCAATAAGAACAGTATAATAACAACACAAATTTTCTGGACTTCAGCTTCTTTCTTGCTACCAATTCCCCAAGCTGCCTCCTCCCCTCAATGTCTCAGTTTTGCCCACTTATTGTTGTCTATTTAGAGCACTAAAAAGCTGATCTTGTGAACAGCAGACCATTCCCAAAAACCTTAGCACATTAGTCAAGTATCCAGAGACTCAGCACCCGGTGGTGAAGATCCCCAGTGTGTCGTTTCATTAGATTTtcaagaagtaaaaataaatgaaggatGCTAAAAGCCTCATCATCTCTCACAGAGTAAACATGGCATGCGCTGAGCAATCTGAGAAATTTTCAGCCTGACGAGTACCTCTGATCTATTTGGCCATTTGGGCTCCATGACTGGTgataatggaagaaaaattagGCTCCATTACTAAAGTGGAAAAGAACCTTTATGTCTAGGCTGAGCTGGGAAAATTCCATGATGACTTACTGGTGTCATAGCTTCTGTTGCTGTCAGTTATTTGATGGAGAGTTGAACATCGAAATACTACAATTTTATGTGGGTTTATGTTTGCTTTAGGTTCTGTGGGTTTCGTTTGGttgattgctttttcttttgttgtttttggttttttccttcagtctCAGGAAGAGATATTTCTGTTTTACTATGCTTTTTTCATAATTGTTAGGATATCCATTAGGAAAGTAAAATGCcagccatttctgcactggaggAGCCTCTAGCCTGACCAGGGGTGATAATCAATTTTTATAACTAACTCCAGTAGCTCCTCCACCTCCATCTTCACCACTGCCTAAGCCCTCGAGTAACACCTTGGATCTATGTAAGTGCTAGAAGCAAAACTATCCAGGCTTTTGGCAAAACctgacagaaataaagaattATGGACCTTCTCTTGGCTCTGCATTACTATATTTACATGGGCTACAAACCCAAGGACAAACACAAGTAATATCATTTTATTAGCATTTAAAATACACTTTTGCTATTGTGTTTTCTTCTCTATGGGGAACTTTACAATTACAGAAATTATACAGGACAAAAATCTCCCCAACAGCTAGCAATAGTGCAGTCATAAAACCACCTCCTTGTTCCTTTTTCCAGTTCTTATTTGAGCAGTGTTGCTACAACAATGAATCGATTCATTAAAATCCTACTGTTACCCaaaaaacaagacagaaaagaaaaggatttcTAGTGTAAAATCACACAGAAGAAATAATTCCCTCTTTCATATAAGAATATTTAACTCACTGAAGTTGAGGGGCATAAAAAGAGTAGCGTCTATTTTTCTGTGCAGCTGTCGCACATTGCATGGTTTTTTCCTATAAAACCTGATCCTGAAGATGCAAcacatttgtttttattatatTCAACTCAGTAAGTTTATTTTCCCATTCTCAGTTTGCCCACTTATTGTTGTCTATCTAGAGCACTACGAAGCTGATCTTGTGGAAAGTAGACCATTCCCTGACCAAAAACCTTAGCACGTAAGTTGAATTTCAGGAGACTGAGGGCTAAGTTCTGAGGGTCAACTTCTGAGGGCTgaatataataatataaattttCTGGACCTCAGCTTTTTGTACTCCCAGTTCCCCAAGCTGCCTCCTCTTCTCAGTCTCACTGTTGCCCCATTATTATTGTCCTTTTTAGAGCATTAACAAGCTGATCTTGTGAAAAGTAAAAATTCCCTGAACAAAAACCCTTAGCGCATTAGTTGAATTTCAAGAGACCGAGGGCTGAGTTCTGAGGGCTAAGTATAGCTACAATACAAATTATCTGAACCTCAGCTTCCTTCTCACTACCAATTCCCCAAGTTGCCTCAGTTCTGCCCACTTATTACTGCCCATTTACAGCACTAAAAAGCTCATCTGGTGAAAAATAGACCACTCCCTGACCAAAACCCCTTAGCACATAAGCTGAATTTCAAGAGACCAAGGGCCGAGTTCTGAGGGCTGAATTCCGAGGGCTGAGATTTGAGTATAATAACAACACACATTTTCTGGACCTCAGCTTTTTTTCTCACTACCAATTCCCCAAACCACCTCTTCCCCTCAAGGCCTCAGTTTTGCCCACTTATTATTGTCCATTTAAATCACTAAGAAGCTGATATTGTGAAAAGTAGACCATTCCCTGACCAAAACCCCTTGGCAAATAAATTGATTTTCAGGAGACCAAGGGCCGAGTTCTGAGGGCTGAATTCTGAGGGCTCATTTGGGAGTTCCTAGGGCTGAATTCTGAGGGCTCATTTGGGAGTTCTGAAGGCTGATTTCGAGTTCCTAGGGCTGATTTTGGAGTTCCTAGGGCTGAGTTCTGAGGGCTGACTTGGGATTTCTGAAGGCTGATTTCGCGTTCTGAGGGCTGGTTTCGAGTTCTGAGGGCTGACTTCGGCGTTCCTAGGGCTGAGTTCTGAGGGCTGATTTGGGATTTCTGAGGGCTGACTTGGGAGTTCTGAATTCTGAAGGCTGAGTTTCGAGCTCTGAGGGCAGATGTGGGAGTTctgagggcagatttgggggctccgagggcagatttgggggctccgagggcagatttgggggcTCCGAGGGCAGACCGGGCAGCTCCGGGGACGCCGCCCTCGGGAGGCGCTGCCCCGGCGGGGCGGAGGGAGGCGCGATGGGCGGCGCGTCCCGGGGACGTCTCGCAAGATGGCGGCGCCCCCGGACACGGAGCTTTCCTCAcccctcagcctggagcagctccccacCGACCCGCTGCTGCTCATCCTCAGCTTCCTCGACTACCGGGATCTGGTGAGGTACGGGCGGCCCGGGGGGATGGCACGGGCGCGGCGGGCGGAGCGCTCCCCGGCTATGCGGGGAAAGGGCTTGGCTGCCTGCGGAGGAGCCGCTGGATGGAGGACACGGCCTGAGCAcccttccagcagcagccggcTTTCCCCTCTTTTACCTTCATTTTTCGAACTGAATGAAATGTCCCTTTTTActgagagggtggtgaggccttggcgcaggtttcccagagaagctgtggctgccccatgcctggaagtatccaaggccaggttggacggggttTGGAGCACCCCGGTCTAGTGGAAGGCGTGCCCGCCTATGGCAGGAGAACTGGTTGATCTTtacggtcccttccaacccaaaccattcaatgaatctgtttttctcttccccccatTATATGCTGGCTTTGTTTGTACCTAAATGAAGCCGTATCTAGATTTGTAAGACCAGTATTTCCCCGAAACTTGTGTTTCTACGGGCAAACAAAGGGTGATCTTGTTGCTAGTAAATGTACTCCACCGTTGGAGGAAAACCAAACGAAATTAAATACGGTGACTTTTCAAGGAGAAAAACGTGAATGAAAGTGGCAGGTGCTTCTTGGGCTCGGCGGCTGAAGGGTTGTGAGTCATACAGTGAAGATGAAAATGTGGTTTTAGGTAAAACCTCATCAGACAAGTGCAAAGTTTGGCAGTGGTTGAAATCACAGTGTTTAATCAAAGAGGGAGGAATAAGTGTAAGAAAACAGAGTATTACCAGAAATGTggggggtttggtttgggtttttctatTCCCCCTAATAAATATTAGTCAAGAATGATAGGACATCAGGGAGAATTCTGTTAGGGTATCAGCAAAAAAGAGTTTAAGCATaagcaaaagctgtaacagTTGTTACGGTGGCCCTTAGATATTTGGTCATGTGCCAACTTTTCCATTGTTTGTGTAATTAATGAGAATGGCTTTAATTGCACTTTTATCACGTTTGAAGCCACATGTTCCTGTGATGCTGTGGTGACTTACTCCCTTCCAGAAATTACAGGCTTGATTGATAAACACCAATACAATAGATTTCTGCAAGGGCTTTTTGACTTTGGGATATTTCAgttccccaccccccaaaaatataaaaaaatccccatatcATCAAATTTTTGCACAGCCAGATGTCCAGGTGTGAAGTGAATGTGTTTGTGGGGGTGTGGGTGGAAAGGGTAATATCAGGGAATACAGGAGAATGGCTTTTTTGAGGTTGATTTTGAGATACTAACACAATTCTAGTTTAAACAGTGTATAAAGCCCCAAAAAAGCAGCAACTGGCACCTTGTTTGGTACCCTCATGTGGAGTATTTAGGTGTTAATCACAGCCTTTGAAACACACCCTTTAGAAGGAGCTACCCGAGAAAGTGATGTTGCCACATCTAAACTCATGGTATCTTTTGGAGACTTCCTTCAAAGTTTGTAATGTAAACAATTTAAAGCGGAAAGTAAGTTTTATATACTCAAACTGTATAGTTTCTGTAGCTTACTGTGGAAAAGATAAGGCAGAGCCTGACCATCCAGATAAGAAAGGGACTTAAACCATAGCTAGCCTGTGCTACTGGAATGCTTTCCACTGGTGGAGTCATGCTGGAATCTTTCAGGCACTGTTTACTTTGGTGCAGGTCTACAGCATGACCTGCTTTACAAAAGTACTTAATTGCTGCCAGTTCCTAAGTGTGTGGAAAAGTAGTTCATGACTTACACAGCTCTGATGAAGAGTTTTACCCATTGTAAGCACAACTCTAAAAGGACAGCTAAATCATTTTCAAACTCTGTGTTTATTTCATGAGAGTGTGATGTGTGATACAGCATTTCTCCCTGTTTGTTTTGCTGCAATCAAATGTAATGATTTTATATTTATAGTTGCTGCTATTTGAATCAAAGATTAAATCAGCTGTCAAGCCATGATCCACTGTGGAAAAGACACTGCAAAAAATACTGGCTCATTTCAGAGTAAGTGGGATTGTTTTAAGTCTTTTTTCCTATGAAAATGAATTTCTGGGACATGTTGTTCAGCCGATGTTCAGTCCATCTCACTGTCTACTTATCCAACTGATACTTTTTCAGCTTCTCCATAGCTAAGAAAAGCTGAGTAATGAAGGATGTGAATTAGCTTTTCACCAGCTCTAAGATTCACTGCTAGACAGAGCTCTGTTCAGAAGGCACTCTGTGTAAAGGAGTATTGTTTCTAAATTTTCCCCTAAGTACCCCAAATGTTTCCTAATTCTGTTCCAACTTGCTGTTGAATAGATGCTGGAATTAATTGAGTTTGTGTAGCTTCACATGGCACAGAGTGTTCCTGGGTTAATGTTATGCATCCTGTTGCTGCCAAATAACAAATACCAACTCCTCGGGTTTAGAAGGCTCTTGAAGCTGGCATTTGAGGGCATTTTCTTCGTGTCCCcttagggaggaaaaaagccgACGGAATCAGAGCTGGAAAGCCATCTTCACCAGCACCTACGCTGATTTAGGGAGATACATCCACTACTATGCCACGCTGAAAAAAGCCTGGGATGACCTGGAGAAATACTTGGGGCAGTGGTGTCCTCGCATGATCAGCTCTTTGAAAGGTACCCTGGCACACCTGTGAGTGGGTTggctcacccagccctgcctgttATTAAGCCTCATGCTGCTTTCATGAAAGGTGTGTGCCTTAATTAGCAGAGTCCTGAAAGTCAGGTAGATGTGCTCTCCCTTGGAAGCACAGGCAGAGTCCTTGCCCAGTTCCTACTGATCCATAGATTCTCTGAAACCAagatgatattttttttctagtgaCCGGTCTGTCTTTATCACACTTCTAGGTTGCTATGACCTattgtttgttattttttagTGTAGCAGCTCCATTACTTCAAGGACGTGCTGGTGTGATTTTTATTTGTGAGGTTTTTGTAAGACCTAATGAAAACAGTGTCACATGAAAGCAGAGCTTCTAATCTGAAGCCAAACAAAAAGGAAGgtgttgggttttattttcttctgtaggTCTTACTGTGGTCCAGTGGTGGAACaatagtttttcctttttttaaatccccACTAAGATTCTGTTTTCAGCTTCAGTTTGTATTTTAATGCCTGAAGTATTTCCAGTGTTCTAGGTCACAAATCACAGCTACAATCAGTTTGGGCATTTCTGGTATAGGGGACAAAAAAGCTTTTACATTTTCAGCTGCATTTCAGTTTTCTGTATGAAGCTGACTTTTAGACCATGCTGTCTAATTTAACCTGATCTGTGAAATTAAGAGCCAAATGATCTCTTAAGAGACAATATTAAGAGACAGATTATCTCTTTCCTATTTAAATCTTGCATTTTCTTGGTTTACTTGGATAGTGCTGGATTCTTACTTTTTGCTAAGTATTTTTGGAGGTAGAATGTGAAGCTTTTATTCATgtacagaaagacaaaaacagATTTCAAATGGCTGATTTCCACACTTACATAATGATGGCAGGTTTTAGATAAAATGTAGGCCTTTTTCATACCATTTGTAAGGGATGTTGTTTCAATGAATTGTTAATTTATGTCCTGTTAATGAAACAGATAATGCGTATGAAaagggttttaaaaaaattgtttggaaCAGACCACAGAGGCCACCCAGTTGATTTTTGCTGGAAGTGAGGGTGCTGGAACCCCCCTGAAGTGCATGTGGAAATGTAAGAATAGTTCTTCTTCACCCCTTTCTGTTGTTGATTTGAAAATCCCCCTTTTACAACCCATTTATTGGTTCAGATTCCAAGTGAACGGGGGCTGCAGCCAACATTTCTGTGTCACTGATTGAACTGGAAACTGAAAGAAGCAACCCTTAGGGTGATGAAAGAGTAAAATCAATACTGCCTGGAAGCCGTAACTGGGACTGTTATTGGCAGTGTTGGGGGGAAAAGGTTCATTTCACTTTATAAACATTTGCTGCTTTCAGGCCTGTTGAGGTTTCACAGGCTGAGCTTGGTGCTGTATTAAATAATCAATGTCATAATTTTCCTTTCTAATTTATGTGATACTCATTGTGTACCACCCAGCATACAATAAAGCCACCAAATACTGACTTGAGTCCACGCTGGATGAGGGCATTTACAGATTCCATGCTTTGTGTTTGAAATACCTGAACTATCCTTTCTTTTCCAGAGAGTGCAAGGGAGGAAGATCTGGATGCTGTGGAAGCACAAATCCGCTGCAAACTCCCCGATGACTATCGGTGTTCATTCCGTATCCACAATGGGCAGAAGTTGGTTGTTCCAGGGTAAGGACTGAAAACTACTTACCAAGTATTAattccttttgtattttttaggCACTTCACTTATTAAAAGGTGAAATGTCCCCTGAACAGGATAAATGAAGCATTTAAGTGTATTGTGACTGAGTCACTGCTTAAGTGACACTTGCAGAATTGGCCAACTTCTAATCTTGGAAGTAATTGGAAGCCCAACATGGATTTCTAATTGCTCAATTTACTCTTacacttccctttttcctaCTGAGAGCCCTTGTCAGTTTTTTGCAGCAACTGAAACTTCCAGCTGTTAGACTTTTAATCATAGCACTGCAAGTTGCTCCCCTGAAGTTTGGCTTTGTATTACAGAAGTAAATTAGCCCCTTGCACTCTTCAGGCTTCGTTCTTTaataattccttttttctttaaaatggttAGGGAATGACTTAAAGCCAGTTAGTCATCTTAAGGTAGAATCAGTTGTGCCTAAGTTTTCTCAGTAGAAGATTTTACAATTTCATGCAGTTTCAGCAGTGAAAATCTCCCTTTTACATTAAGCTTAGAAGGCTGATGACCAAACAAAGTTTCTGGTCTTTCAGCTGTAGAAAAATTAGGTGTTTGAAGCACCTGATGAAGTGCTGCAAACATTAGCAAAAGATGGAAAACTACAGCAAATCTTTGCAATGTCTGTAGGGAGGAATGCACTCATATTGCTCTGCCAAAACCTTCACTCATAAAGAAGCTGCAGCTTTCTCCAGTTTGAGTGTTTTATGTGCAGAAGGGATATAGGAAACTGTTTTATGAAACCATAAGGATGATTTCTagttctgttttccaggagagactttaattttttttagagaGGAGATCGGTGCCCTAGTTCTGTGGATTTCAAATGGTGCTCTGCAGGTTGTGTGCTTCCTCTCTTCCTACTGTTTCACTCCCACAAAGCCTCTCCTGTAATGGTGTGCTTATGgaaaggctgcaggagcagacACAAGGCTCTGGGGAagttttccagcctggagaaaggCTGCCAGGGGAAGGTGTGCTCCCAGTGGTGGGGGATGAATACTGGGAAGATCAGGTGTAGGCAGTGGAAGTTTGTGCAGCAAGTTGTTAGATCAGAAATGGAAGCGATGTGGGACTCATCCTTGTTAGATGCTTCAGGTTTCTGTGGTGGGATGTTGGCACTGCTTCTGTAGAACGTGCTAATTCCAGGCAAGACTTcccaaggagaaggaggaatggAACCTGTTGCCCAGGATGGGATCAGCTTTTAGCACGCTGACATGTGGCAGCTTGCACCTGAGTCACTGCTTTCATAACACCAGTGGAAACTCAGCACCTGCAGGAATTTACATCTCATTTGCCTTTCCCTGTTGTTCCCAAGCTGGGAGTGTGGGTGTGGAGTGTACACTCAGGTTTGTGTGCTCCTCTGGCTGCTGAGTGTGATGCTTACACAAAGCTAGGATGATGATGTGAACTAATAACCCAGTTCAGCATATGGATATTTGACTTGGATTTCCCCTAAGTCCAGTATCCATCTAGAGCATTGAAAGACGCAGTTTCCAGGAGGTTAAAAGCCAGCTTTGCCTTGTGAGTGGTGTCTCCTGTTTATGTTCCCTGTTTTTGTTGTTCCAAGTCTGATGGGAAGCATGGCCCTGTCAAACCACTACCGCTCCGAAGACCTGCTGGACATCGACACGGCGGCCGGAGGCTTCCAGCAGAGGCTGGGGCTCAAGCAGTGCCTGCCCCTGACCTTCTGCATCCACACTGGCCTCAGTCAATACATGGCTCTGGAGAGCGTGGAGGGGCGGAATAAATACGAGATCTTTTACCAGTGTCCAGTAAGGAAGATGTGTTTATGTTTCCCAGTGTACTTTTGTGATGAGTGGTAGTGCATGAGCCTTAGTGGAAAGTTGAAGCTGTCAATTCAGTTGCCATGGGAGCACTCGTGGGGACAGGCGTGTGAGTTTTACATGTCTGAGGATCTGACTGGGACTACAGTGATGTGTCAAGCAGCCAGACTTCAGGTTTGGTGAATACAGGGAAAGTGTTCCCTGTGCTATTTGAATTTTAACCCTGAAAGTCCAGTGCTCTCTTTCTAATACATCCTTaaacttctttctctttcaggaCCAAATGGCTCGCAAACCATCTGCTATTGTTATGTTCATTAC
Proteins encoded in this region:
- the FBXO3 gene encoding F-box only protein 3 — its product is MAAPPDTELSSPLSLEQLPTDPLLLILSFLDYRDLVSCCYLNQRLNQLSSHDPLWKRHCKKYWLISEEEKSRRNQSWKAIFTSTYADLGRYIHYYATLKKAWDDLEKYLGQWCPRMISSLKESAREEDLDAVEAQIRCKLPDDYRCSFRIHNGQKLVVPGLMGSMALSNHYRSEDLLDIDTAAGGFQQRLGLKQCLPLTFCIHTGLSQYMALESVEGRNKYEIFYQCPDQMARKPSAIVMFITGTSYLEWFTSYVHEVVTGGYPIIRDQIFRYVHDKKCVATTEDITVSVSTSFLPELSSVHPPHYFFTYRIRIEMSKDALPEKTCQLDSRYWRITNAKGDVEEVQGPGVVGEFPVIGPGKVYEYTSCTTFSTTSGYMEGYYTFHCLYYKDRFFNVTIPRFHMVCPTFKVSTA